Genomic window (Jeotgalibaca ciconiae):
TAGTGGAAAGGCAGGAGATTCATGATGGATCATATTGGAAAAGGATTCCGAAATTATATGAGTCGTCCCGGTAATAGTGAGAAATTTGAAAAAATGGTTCAATCGATTCTTGCCGATTCCGATGTTCAGACGTTTTTATCGAACCATCAAGAACAAATTTCTCAAGAAATTATATCCAATAGTTATTCGAAGTTACATGAGTTTGTGCAAGAAAAACAGAAACTTGCTAAAGGGGAAGAAGGACAAAATCCCGGTTATATTCCTGAACTGGCATTGAATGCAGGATATATCGATGTAGTTTATATGCCAAGTCCAGAAACCATACGAAAAGAACGTGAGAAAGAATTAAGAAGCCGCATTAATTCCATTAATATTTCCAAAGACGCACGTTCGGCAACGATGGAAAAATTCCTGCCGACACAAGATCGCATGGAAGCTTTGGAATTGGCATTTGGTTTTGTTGAAGCGTATCATGAAAATCCAAAAGATTATCATAAAGCTTTGTATTTGCATGGACCTTTTGGAGTAGGGAAAACCTATTTACTTGGAGCGATTGCTTATGAGTTGTCCTTGCATGGTCATTTAACGACCTTGATGCACTATCCAACTTTTACACAAGAAATGAAAGCTTCAATTGCAGACAATAGTGTTCCTGAAAAATTAGATATTATCAAAAATAGTGAAATTTTAATGCTGGATGATATTGGTGCCGAAGTAAACTCTACTTGGATTCGAGATGAAGTTCTCGGTGTAATTCTACAGCATCGTATGCAAGAAAAGTTGCCGACTTTCTTCTCATCGAATTTAACTTTTAAAGAATTAGAAGGACATCTTCGGGTGGGAAATCGCGGAGAAGACGAACCGATTAAAGCAAAACGTTTGATGGAGAGAATCAAGTATTTATCAAAAGAAGTGACTATGACGGGGAAAAATCGTCGTTTGGAAGAATAATTTGATGAATTTCGCTTGCTTTTTGAAAAAGATAGTGGTTTAATATGGACAGATTATCATTATAAATCGTTGAGAAAGACATACAGAAGAAGCGCTTATTTTAAAGAGAGAGATGACTCGGTGAAACATCTCAATAACCTTTTTACTGGACCACTTTCGAGAGACTTTCTGAAATACTTATGAGTAAGAAAGACCGGGCACGCCCGTTACAGCGTTTGGAGAGTTATCAGACTACTTATTAGGACGATAACTGAATTTGGGTGGAACCACGTATAAAATTTAACGTCCCATTTCTGAGTGCGCTGCATTTAGGAATGGGATTTTTTTATTGTTTTATGCAAAAAGAAATCGTTCAGTATCAAAAAAGATGGAGGAAAAAAGATGTCAGAGATTAAAATTACTTTTCCAGATGGTAATGTGAAATCCTTTGAAAAAGGAATCACAGTGGAAGAAGTTGCCAAAAGCATCAGCAACAGTTTAGCGAAAAAAGGATTAGCCGGAAAATTCAATGGTGAATTAATTGATTATGTCCGTCCATTAACAGAAGATGGTACATTAGAAATCGTTACTCCTGACCATGAAGACGCACTAGGAATTTTACGTCATTCAAGTGCACATTTAATGGCGCATGCCTTAACTCGTTTGTTCCCGGGCATCCACTTTGGAGTAGGCCCGGCAATCGAAACAGGGTTCTACTATGATACAGATATGCCAGAACAGCTTGCAGAAGAACAACTGCCATTAGTAGAAGATGAAATGAAAAAAATTATTCGTGAAAATTATCCAATTGTTCGACGAGAAGTAAGTCGTGAAGAAGCGTTAGAAATTTTCAAAGAAGATCCTTATAAAGTGGAATTAATCACTGATTTACCAGAAGATGAAGTAATTACGGTTTACACCCAAGAGGAATTCACTGACCTTTGCCGCGGTATCCATGTTCCTTCTACAGGGAAAATTCAAGTATTCAAATTGCTTTCCTTAGCAGGAGCTTACTGGAGAGGGAACTCCGATAACAAAATGATGCAGCGTGTCTACGGAACAGCGTTCTTTAACAAAAAAGATTTGGCAGAATTCTTGAAAATGCGTGAGGAAGCAAAAGAACGTGACCACCGCAAAATCGGGAAGGAATTAGATCTATTTATGATTTCTCCTGAAGTCGGTTCAGGATTGCCATTCTGGTTGCCAAAAGGGGCAACGATCCGCCGCACAATCGAGCGTTATATCGTTGATAAAGAAACCAGTTTAGGCTACCAACACGTGTATACACCTATTATGGCAAATGTGGAATTTTATAAAACTTCCGGTCACTGGGATCATTATCATGAAGACATGTATCCACCAATGGACATGGGAGACGGTGAAATGTTAGTGCTTCGCCCAATGAACTGTCCACATCACATGATGATCTATAAAAATGATGTTCACAGCTACCGTGAGCTGCCGATTCGTATTGCGGAATTAGGGATGATGCATCGTTATGAAAAGAGCGGGGCACTTTCTGGACTGCAACGTGTTCGTGAAATGACTTTGAATGATGGACATACTTTTGTTCGTCCAGATCAAATTAAAGAAGAATTCCAACGTACACTTGAATTAATGATTGCTGTCTATAAAGATTTCAATATCACTGATTATAAATTCCGCTTGAGCTACCGTGATCCAGAAAACACTGAAAAGTATTTTGATGATGATGATATGTGGGAAAAGGCTCAAAAAATGTTAAAAGAAGCGGTTGATGAGTTAGGGCTTGAGTATTTTGAAGCAGAAGGCGAAGCAGCATTCTACGGTCCAAAGCTGGATGTACAAGTTAAAACAGCTATGGGATTGGAAGAAACTTTGTCTACCATTCAATTGGACTTCTTGCTGCCTGAGCGCTTTGACTTAACTTATGTTGGTGAAGATGGTGAAAACACGCATCGCCCTGTAGTTATCCATCGCGGAATCGTTTCTACAATGGAACGTTTTGTGGCTCATTTAATTGAGGTCCATAAAGGTGCTTTCCCAACTTGGTTAGCTCCCGTACAGGCAACAATCATTCCTGTTAACCTGGATTTACATTCAGATAAAGCATATGAATTAAAAGCAGAAATGGATCGTTTGGGAATGCGTGTGGAAGTGGACGACCGTAATGAGAAGATGGGCTACAAGATTCGTGCTTCACAGACACAAAAAATTCCCTACCAAATCGTAATTGGTGATAAAGAAGTGGAAGAAGGTACGGTTACGGTTCGTCGTTATGGTTCAAAACAAATGAACACAATGGCAAAAGAAGCGTACGTGGATTCTGTAGTAGACGAAATCAAAAATTTCAAATAAGATAATGATTAATCCCGAATGTATATTCGGGGTTTTTCTAC
Coding sequences:
- the thrS gene encoding threonine--tRNA ligase; this encodes MSEIKITFPDGNVKSFEKGITVEEVAKSISNSLAKKGLAGKFNGELIDYVRPLTEDGTLEIVTPDHEDALGILRHSSAHLMAHALTRLFPGIHFGVGPAIETGFYYDTDMPEQLAEEQLPLVEDEMKKIIRENYPIVRREVSREEALEIFKEDPYKVELITDLPEDEVITVYTQEEFTDLCRGIHVPSTGKIQVFKLLSLAGAYWRGNSDNKMMQRVYGTAFFNKKDLAEFLKMREEAKERDHRKIGKELDLFMISPEVGSGLPFWLPKGATIRRTIERYIVDKETSLGYQHVYTPIMANVEFYKTSGHWDHYHEDMYPPMDMGDGEMLVLRPMNCPHHMMIYKNDVHSYRELPIRIAELGMMHRYEKSGALSGLQRVREMTLNDGHTFVRPDQIKEEFQRTLELMIAVYKDFNITDYKFRLSYRDPENTEKYFDDDDMWEKAQKMLKEAVDELGLEYFEAEGEAAFYGPKLDVQVKTAMGLEETLSTIQLDFLLPERFDLTYVGEDGENTHRPVVIHRGIVSTMERFVAHLIEVHKGAFPTWLAPVQATIIPVNLDLHSDKAYELKAEMDRLGMRVEVDDRNEKMGYKIRASQTQKIPYQIVIGDKEVEEGTVTVRRYGSKQMNTMAKEAYVDSVVDEIKNFK
- the dnaI gene encoding primosomal protein DnaI, which produces MDHIGKGFRNYMSRPGNSEKFEKMVQSILADSDVQTFLSNHQEQISQEIISNSYSKLHEFVQEKQKLAKGEEGQNPGYIPELALNAGYIDVVYMPSPETIRKEREKELRSRINSINISKDARSATMEKFLPTQDRMEALELAFGFVEAYHENPKDYHKALYLHGPFGVGKTYLLGAIAYELSLHGHLTTLMHYPTFTQEMKASIADNSVPEKLDIIKNSEILMLDDIGAEVNSTWIRDEVLGVILQHRMQEKLPTFFSSNLTFKELEGHLRVGNRGEDEPIKAKRLMERIKYLSKEVTMTGKNRRLEE